The following proteins are co-located in the Halobaculum roseum genome:
- a CDS encoding transcription initiation factor IIB, translated as MATRDIYETSFDEDVQTNSSTNPCPECDGRVTTNSVETICEDCGLVIDEQRIDHGPEWRTHDQDQRKRTGAPLTTARHDRGLSTEIGRGKDANGNELSGRKRQRLSRMRREQTRGRFQSKAERNLAHGLGEVRRIASVLELSGSVRDQACQLFRNAQNEDLLRGRSIEAIAAASVYGACRCNGHPRLLDDVVDAARVEQSRVANAYKTLNTELGLPTQPVRPSEFIPRLASELDIPAYIRQRARRLAEQSESTGVASGVKPSGFAAACLYKAGREEGRWLTQAEVAAAASVTAPTIRSHQDVLRELAT; from the coding sequence ATGGCGACGAGAGATATCTACGAAACAAGCTTCGACGAGGACGTCCAGACAAACTCCAGCACGAACCCATGTCCGGAGTGCGATGGCCGAGTCACTACTAACTCGGTCGAAACTATCTGTGAAGACTGTGGACTCGTTATTGACGAACAACGAATCGACCACGGTCCTGAATGGAGAACTCACGATCAGGACCAGCGAAAGCGGACGGGCGCTCCACTGACTACGGCACGGCATGACCGAGGGCTGTCGACCGAGATCGGTCGCGGGAAAGATGCAAACGGGAACGAACTCTCTGGACGAAAGCGCCAGCGGCTATCCCGAATGCGGCGTGAACAGACTCGTGGTCGGTTCCAGTCGAAAGCCGAGCGAAATCTCGCACACGGCCTGGGTGAAGTTCGAAGAATCGCGAGCGTCCTCGAACTCTCAGGTTCGGTCCGTGATCAGGCGTGCCAACTGTTCCGGAATGCTCAGAATGAAGACCTGCTTCGAGGCCGATCAATCGAAGCGATAGCTGCAGCTAGCGTGTACGGGGCCTGTCGTTGTAACGGCCACCCGCGGTTACTCGACGATGTCGTCGACGCAGCACGCGTCGAACAATCGAGAGTCGCAAATGCGTACAAGACGCTGAATACAGAACTTGGACTGCCGACCCAGCCTGTTCGACCGAGCGAATTCATCCCCCGGCTTGCGTCGGAACTTGATATTCCAGCGTACATCCGACAGCGAGCTCGGAGGCTGGCCGAACAGTCGGAATCGACAGGAGTAGCGTCGGGCGTCAAACCATCAGGATTCGCAGCTGCCTGTCTGTACAAGGCGGGTCGCGAAGAGGGACGATGGCTGACACAGGCGGAAGTCGCTGCGGCGGCGAGCGTCACTGCACCAACCATCCGGTCGCATCAAGACGTACTGCGCGAGTTGGCCACCTGA
- a CDS encoding trimeric intracellular cation channel family protein: MTQEFVDALSVDPFAVMNTIGLVAFALVGATKAIREEFDLFGVTVVGLATAFAGGMTRDLLVNRIPLALSTPTEIALGLLGVGLAVGVSAVLESADTHPVTQLSDAIGLAAFTTTGAIVATQAGIPAFGVVAIATINAVGGGAVADILLDRSPFILLDDFYASCAVLGGSAYWMIVAVGGATGTAAAVCAAMVVGTRIAALIYGWSLPTAQVLGLTRE; encoded by the coding sequence GTGACGCAGGAGTTCGTCGACGCACTGTCCGTGGATCCATTCGCCGTCATGAACACGATTGGGCTCGTCGCGTTCGCCCTTGTCGGGGCCACCAAGGCGATCCGCGAGGAGTTCGATCTATTCGGTGTCACGGTGGTCGGCCTCGCTACGGCATTTGCAGGCGGGATGACCCGTGATCTCCTTGTCAATCGGATTCCGCTCGCGCTCAGTACACCCACCGAGATCGCCCTCGGTTTGCTCGGTGTCGGACTAGCGGTTGGAGTGAGCGCCGTCCTCGAGTCAGCCGACACGCATCCAGTGACACAGCTCTCGGATGCAATCGGGCTCGCCGCGTTTACAACGACAGGCGCTATCGTCGCGACGCAGGCCGGAATCCCCGCCTTCGGCGTCGTCGCGATTGCGACGATCAACGCGGTCGGGGGTGGTGCTGTGGCCGATATCCTGCTGGATCGCTCGCCATTTATCCTGCTCGACGATTTCTACGCCAGCTGTGCGGTACTGGGTGGGAGTGCATACTGGATGATCGTCGCTGTCGGAGGGGCGACCGGAACCGCTGCAGCGGTGTGCGCAGCGATGGTTGTAGGCACACGAATTGCGGCACTTATCTACGGCTGGTCACTTCCGACTGCACAGGTACTGGGACTAACACGAGAGTAG
- a CDS encoding winged helix-turn-helix transcriptional regulator, protein MATQPPEADTGEDTEVEQRNADVCNVVGAVEEMGAKWKLIVLNDLRDGEKRFNELKRSTGASSYTLSRVLDDLAEEGFIENRKEFESPVASYYTLTEKGNALCPVFESLDAWGEDWL, encoded by the coding sequence ATGGCGACCCAACCACCTGAGGCTGACACGGGCGAAGACACCGAGGTCGAACAGCGGAATGCGGACGTCTGCAACGTCGTCGGAGCGGTCGAGGAGATGGGGGCGAAGTGGAAGCTCATCGTCCTGAACGACCTGCGCGACGGTGAAAAGCGATTCAACGAACTCAAACGTTCGACGGGCGCGAGTTCCTACACGCTCTCGCGGGTGCTTGACGACTTAGCGGAGGAAGGGTTCATCGAGAACCGGAAGGAGTTCGAGTCACCGGTGGCGAGTTACTACACGCTGACTGAGAAGGGAAACGCCCTCTGTCCAGTGTTCGAGTCGCTCGACGCTTGGGGTGAGGACTGGCTCTGA
- a CDS encoding SDR family NAD(P)-dependent oxidoreductase yields MELQHSTVLVTGATGNMGPYVTDSLIESGADVVGTYVTETARDEVATRAEHADAVSYYQVDLTDQAAVDAFAETVVDDHGSVDHIVGLAGGFSMGGVSDTDADAFQAALNRHATTAFLTVKAFAEHLDERSGVVLFSSDRAITPVGGTLAYDVGKGAVRTLTESLDVELEARVNAVAPFLIDVPGNREAMPDADFSEWTAPEAVVDEVVHLLSNAGVTGQIVQLTGGQPGVED; encoded by the coding sequence ATGGAACTACAACACTCGACGGTGCTCGTGACCGGCGCAACCGGCAACATGGGCCCGTACGTGACTGATTCGCTGATCGAGAGCGGCGCCGACGTCGTCGGTACCTACGTCACCGAAACGGCGAGAGATGAAGTAGCGACCCGCGCTGAACACGCCGATGCAGTATCGTACTACCAGGTCGATCTAACCGATCAGGCGGCGGTCGACGCCTTCGCCGAGACGGTTGTCGATGACCACGGATCGGTCGATCACATCGTTGGCCTCGCTGGTGGGTTCTCGATGGGCGGCGTCAGCGATACCGACGCCGATGCGTTCCAGGCCGCGTTGAATCGCCACGCGACGACGGCGTTCCTGACCGTTAAGGCCTTCGCGGAGCACCTCGACGAGCGCAGCGGAGTCGTTCTGTTCAGCTCTGACCGCGCCATCACCCCCGTCGGCGGGACGCTCGCGTACGACGTCGGCAAGGGCGCGGTTCGAACGCTGACCGAGTCGCTCGATGTCGAACTTGAGGCCCGCGTCAACGCCGTGGCTCCGTTCCTCATCGATGTCCCGGGGAACCGCGAAGCGATGCCCGACGCCGATTTCTCGGAGTGGACGGCACCGGAGGCCGTCGTCGACGAAGTTGTTCACCTGCTTTCGAACGCGGGTGTTACGGGGCAGATCGTCCAGCTGACCGGTGGGCAGCCGGGGGTCGAGGACTGA
- a CDS encoding DoxX family protein has translation MALETAAGGLAFLVGRVVFGVLLGFMGLGHFTGLDGMSGYAEAKGVPAPRLAVILSGLMLIAGGLAIALGVYPLVGAAVIALFFLGVTPVMHDFWTVDDPEQRQSEMTNFLKNATLFGAALVLAAFSSTAWPYALNIGL, from the coding sequence ATGGCGCTGGAGACTGCAGCTGGTGGGCTCGCGTTTCTGGTGGGCCGCGTCGTCTTCGGCGTCCTGCTCGGGTTCATGGGGCTCGGTCACTTCACGGGGCTCGACGGAATGAGTGGCTACGCCGAAGCCAAGGGCGTTCCCGCCCCGCGGCTCGCCGTCATCCTGTCTGGCCTCATGCTCATCGCTGGCGGACTTGCCATCGCGCTTGGCGTCTACCCACTGGTCGGAGCAGCGGTTATCGCGCTATTCTTCCTGGGCGTGACGCCGGTCATGCACGACTTCTGGACGGTCGATGACCCCGAACAGCGGCAGTCTGAGATGACGAACTTCCTGAAGAACGCCACGCTCTTCGGCGCTGCGCTCGTTCTCGCAGCATTCAGTAGCACCGCCTGGCCGTACGCGCTCAACATCGGGCTCTGA
- a CDS encoding VOC family protein, whose amino-acid sequence MTTQTNPDVLPQEAHIGRTALRVNDLEELTGFYQDVVGLSVLRRTDTESVLGVDDTPLLVLEGDADALGRHQSAAGLFHNAFRVPSRAALGDALARIQEHWQLGGASDHGVSEALYLTDPEGNGIEIYRDYPREDWPRADNGRIRMGTYPLDLGPLETAAAEASGLPAGTDVGHVHLEVSSLEAFRDFYVDTLGFEIQTEVPAALFVGAGGYHHHLGANTWHHRTGPVSGRGLSWFEVLLPDDDSLEAVRERLVAGDIPSTETDEGVVVHDPDEIEIRIRADSSNQ is encoded by the coding sequence ATGACAACGCAAACAAATCCAGACGTACTCCCCCAGGAGGCACACATCGGGCGGACCGCGCTTCGCGTCAACGACCTCGAAGAGCTGACCGGGTTCTACCAGGATGTCGTCGGCCTCAGCGTGCTTCGCCGAACCGACACCGAGTCAGTACTGGGTGTCGATGACACGCCGCTCCTCGTCTTAGAGGGTGATGCAGACGCACTCGGACGACACCAATCGGCAGCGGGTCTCTTTCACAACGCATTCAGAGTCCCCTCGCGTGCGGCATTAGGTGACGCGTTAGCCCGCATTCAGGAACACTGGCAGCTCGGCGGCGCGTCCGACCACGGCGTCAGTGAGGCGCTGTACCTGACCGACCCAGAAGGCAACGGCATCGAGATCTACCGCGATTACCCCCGTGAAGACTGGCCCCGCGCTGACAACGGGCGCATCCGTATGGGTACGTATCCTCTCGATCTCGGCCCATTGGAAACCGCAGCCGCAGAAGCGTCAGGACTTCCTGCCGGAACGGACGTGGGGCACGTTCATCTCGAAGTGTCCTCGCTGGAGGCGTTCCGCGATTTCTACGTGGACACACTCGGGTTCGAGATCCAAACAGAAGTGCCAGCCGCCCTCTTCGTCGGGGCTGGCGGCTACCACCACCATCTCGGGGCGAACACGTGGCACCACAGAACGGGACCGGTCAGCGGACGCGGACTGTCGTGGTTCGAAGTGCTCCTGCCAGACGACGACTCACTCGAAGCAGTTCGGGAGCGGCTCGTAGCCGGTGATATTCCATCCACCGAAACGGATGAGGGAGTCGTTGTTCACGATCCTGATGAGATCGAGATCCGCATTCGAGCGGACTCATCGAACCAGTAG
- a CDS encoding DUF7345 domain-containing protein translates to MTKSLRKPWVAVFSVCVLGLLLTATFLPMAAVNAAGQTAQPETDNTVTRIHVYPNGSAQWTIQIRTRLDSDDRVTEYEAFQSRFRENTSRYLDPFRQRMQGVVANAANATGREMRAVNFTASTSIQEVPRRWGIVTYQFTWTGFAAQQNDSLVVGDVFQGGFFLAANDTLEIEAPTEYEITRVEPTPNSRDDGVVTWVGREDFANRHPHVVFNPTTEPQQTGGQSSTPNGATSSPFSDTGPGMVLGGVLLVALVGIGAYIGWRRRDDASGSEPPEPVNEAVDTDGPAQAPTGDEVPADDTATGGAVMTDPERVQELLEANGGRMRQAAIADEFDWSASKTSRVIGNMVDEGTIEKLQLGRENLIEIADADE, encoded by the coding sequence ATGACTAAGTCACTGCGGAAGCCTTGGGTGGCTGTCTTTTCGGTGTGTGTTCTCGGTCTCTTGCTCACTGCGACCTTTCTGCCGATGGCGGCTGTGAACGCTGCAGGACAGACGGCACAACCCGAGACGGATAACACGGTCACTCGGATTCATGTCTATCCGAACGGGTCGGCGCAGTGGACGATTCAGATTCGAACTCGGCTCGACAGCGACGACCGCGTCACCGAGTACGAAGCGTTCCAGTCGCGCTTCCGAGAGAACACATCGCGCTATCTCGACCCGTTCCGCCAGCGGATGCAGGGTGTCGTCGCCAATGCGGCCAACGCGACCGGCCGCGAGATGCGTGCCGTGAACTTCACTGCCTCGACGAGCATCCAGGAGGTTCCTCGTCGCTGGGGGATCGTCACCTACCAGTTCACCTGGACGGGCTTCGCCGCCCAGCAGAACGACTCGCTCGTCGTTGGAGACGTGTTCCAGGGCGGTTTCTTCCTGGCAGCGAACGATACGCTCGAAATCGAGGCACCGACTGAGTACGAAATCACCCGCGTAGAACCGACGCCCAACAGCCGGGACGATGGGGTCGTGACGTGGGTCGGTCGCGAGGACTTTGCTAACCGCCACCCTCACGTGGTGTTCAACCCCACCACTGAACCACAACAAACCGGTGGGCAGTCATCGACGCCGAACGGGGCGACGTCGTCGCCGTTCAGTGATACCGGACCGGGAATGGTCCTGGGCGGGGTACTCCTGGTGGCCCTCGTCGGCATCGGTGCGTACATCGGCTGGCGCCGCCGCGACGATGCGAGCGGCAGCGAACCCCCTGAGCCGGTGAACGAGGCTGTGGATACAGATGGTCCGGCGCAGGCACCGACAGGTGATGAGGTGCCGGCAGATGACACGGCAACAGGCGGGGCGGTCATGACCGATCCCGAACGCGTCCAGGAACTACTCGAAGCGAACGGTGGACGCATGCGCCAAGCCGCCATCGCCGACGAGTTTGACTGGTCGGCCTCGAAAACGTCACGCGTCATCGGGAATATGGTCGACGAGGGAACGATTGAGAAACTCCAGCTAGGCCGCGAGAACCTGATCGAGATCGCCGACGCTGACGAGTGA
- a CDS encoding DUF4198 domain-containing protein, giving the protein MKAKSLGYALLALFFVVGLTVPAAAVSTTGGVSAIDGNAAVAATAQENATQNNSSVNVTVGQQLSTVIDVSSDEVQTDFENTAFEVSVEGANEEEQAEAIADRAEELRERAEDIREDYEEATEAYEEGEISKSEYAQRLATLNARATNLLNSYEQLQKRAQNVSALELRAADMNQSLLRASVENLSSVSGTGAAALLKQFTGQSEGEIELETADGLSIEIQSEDGEQSREIERPRDDDRNITVSQADALDTARAALSTPENGSWTLTEAKIKQDEGAYEFAFVLRGADNQTGEAEVSVDGSSGEVFSLEEEIERRGAEDEEDEKEREDEGEDSEDDEDAEDGELAMVVSDGRPGPNATVTITVLSNGAPAENVTVFLNEQVVGTTDANGTVTVTLPESGEAELTAQKGEAEGELEFEFEEEDEESEVFRQLNVDASLADDTVSVAVSYNGSSVANATVYANGQAVGTTNSDGTVTFTIDANSTEELELEVVKGAFEAELEFTVQNGSLTLTEEAHEGDGDKAEDEEEEREADEEDESEGDADADEEDEEEREEEADEEDEEGDDEEDSDEEEEEETETPEDDTDEDDES; this is encoded by the coding sequence ATGAAAGCAAAGTCACTCGGATATGCACTGCTCGCACTGTTCTTCGTCGTCGGGCTGACAGTCCCGGCGGCGGCAGTGTCGACAACCGGTGGCGTGTCAGCCATCGATGGGAACGCGGCAGTGGCTGCCACCGCCCAAGAGAATGCAACGCAGAACAACTCGAGCGTGAACGTCACCGTCGGACAGCAACTCTCGACGGTTATCGACGTCTCGAGCGACGAAGTACAGACCGACTTCGAGAACACCGCCTTTGAAGTGTCGGTCGAAGGCGCGAACGAAGAAGAGCAGGCCGAGGCCATCGCCGACCGCGCAGAGGAATTGCGCGAGCGTGCCGAGGACATCCGCGAGGACTACGAAGAGGCCACCGAGGCGTATGAGGAGGGCGAGATTAGCAAATCCGAGTACGCCCAGCGCCTCGCCACGCTGAACGCGCGGGCGACGAATCTCCTCAACAGCTACGAGCAGCTTCAGAAGCGCGCCCAGAACGTCTCCGCACTCGAACTTCGGGCGGCCGACATGAACCAGTCGTTGCTGCGTGCATCCGTCGAAAACCTGAGTAGCGTCAGCGGCACTGGGGCCGCCGCACTGCTCAAGCAGTTCACTGGCCAGTCAGAGGGTGAGATCGAACTCGAAACCGCCGATGGTCTCTCGATCGAGATACAGAGTGAAGACGGCGAGCAGTCCCGCGAGATCGAGCGCCCACGTGACGACGATCGGAACATCACAGTGAGCCAGGCCGATGCTCTGGACACGGCGCGAGCAGCGCTTTCGACGCCCGAAAACGGTTCCTGGACGCTCACGGAGGCGAAAATCAAGCAGGACGAGGGTGCCTACGAGTTCGCGTTCGTTCTCCGGGGTGCGGACAATCAGACCGGCGAGGCCGAAGTCAGCGTCGACGGCTCCTCGGGTGAGGTCTTCTCGCTCGAAGAGGAGATCGAACGCCGTGGCGCCGAGGACGAGGAAGACGAGAAGGAACGTGAGGACGAAGGTGAAGACAGTGAGGATGACGAAGATGCGGAAGACGGCGAACTCGCGATGGTCGTCTCCGACGGGAGGCCCGGTCCGAATGCGACGGTCACAATCACAGTCCTCTCGAACGGGGCGCCCGCCGAGAACGTCACCGTCTTCCTGAACGAGCAGGTCGTCGGGACGACCGACGCCAACGGAACGGTGACGGTGACGCTCCCCGAGAGCGGCGAGGCGGAACTCACGGCCCAGAAGGGTGAGGCCGAGGGTGAGCTCGAATTCGAGTTCGAGGAGGAAGACGAGGAGAGCGAGGTCTTCCGGCAGCTGAACGTGGATGCCTCGCTTGCTGACGATACCGTCTCGGTGGCCGTCTCCTACAACGGCTCGAGTGTCGCGAACGCGACGGTCTACGCGAACGGGCAGGCAGTCGGGACGACCAACTCTGACGGGACGGTGACGTTCACGATCGACGCGAATTCGACCGAGGAGCTCGAACTCGAGGTCGTCAAAGGCGCCTTCGAGGCCGAGCTCGAATTCACGGTGCAGAACGGCTCGCTCACGCTGACCGAGGAAGCGCATGAAGGCGACGGTGACAAGGCTGAAGACGAGGAGGAAGAACGCGAAGCGGACGAAGAAGACGAGAGTGAGGGCGACGCTGATGCGGACGAAGAAGACGAAGAGGAACGTGAGGAAGAGGCCGACGAGGAAGATGAGGAAGGCGATGACGAGGAGGATTCCGACGAGGAAGAGGAAGAAGAAACTGAGACCCCCGAAGACGACACTGACGAGGACGACGAAAGCTAG
- a CDS encoding DUF7345 domain-containing protein — MTDRPDLTTRLAATERIRLGCVLVALVLLVMASVAATAATAQSTESAASLPAEPAFVVDLETDGSAHVTLVTTFDLTTDSEREAFEALRANETAREQRTNRFAARMRAIANRAENDTGREMAIRNPDMTFSTENDTGIVGLSVTWDGLAAQEGDRLVLGEPFASGFDIDRSFVVVGPDGYALDTATPTPTTQQQNSATWHATTQFDGFETVFTPAEGGTATDADDGTSGAGAPGFGIGVAVVAVMAASALLVARRHQK, encoded by the coding sequence ATGACTGACCGTCCCGACTTGACCACACGTCTCGCGGCAACGGAGAGGATCCGTCTCGGCTGCGTCCTCGTCGCCCTCGTCCTGCTCGTGATGGCGTCTGTGGCTGCAACGGCGGCGACAGCACAATCCACCGAATCGGCAGCGTCGCTACCCGCGGAGCCAGCGTTCGTCGTCGACCTCGAGACCGACGGATCGGCTCACGTGACGCTGGTCACCACCTTCGATCTGACCACCGACAGCGAACGCGAGGCGTTCGAGGCACTGCGCGCGAACGAGACTGCCCGAGAACAGCGAACAAATCGGTTTGCGGCCCGAATGCGGGCCATCGCAAACCGGGCAGAAAACGACACCGGTCGTGAGATGGCGATTCGAAACCCCGATATGACGTTCTCGACCGAGAACGACACCGGCATCGTCGGCCTGTCGGTGACGTGGGACGGGCTCGCCGCCCAGGAGGGCGACCGACTCGTTCTGGGCGAGCCCTTTGCCAGTGGCTTCGACATCGATCGGTCGTTCGTGGTCGTCGGCCCCGACGGTTACGCGCTGGACACGGCCACGCCGACGCCGACCACGCAGCAGCAGAACAGCGCGACGTGGCATGCAACGACGCAGTTCGACGGGTTCGAGACGGTGTTTACACCCGCAGAGGGCGGTACCGCGACTGACGCCGATGATGGGACGAGTGGAGCTGGCGCACCTGGATTCGGTATCGGCGTTGCTGTCGTCGCAGTAATGGCTGCCAGCGCGCTTCTGGTGGCTCGTCGTCACCAGAAGTGA
- a CDS encoding restriction endonuclease has translation MAVLDDLSGFEFEDVMEDVFRNLGYENVRQADRTADEGRDVIMEEVVDGTRRAIIVECKHTGTVGRPVVQKLHSAIATFDFDGPKRGMVVTTGRFTNPAQEYADRLQQNDDPHPIELLDGEDLREIADEIALDLYNGRIEILCDETLRPYDPAADVDAPVAEAFRDIENIEAVDLPEPHSSVTFRPVVAVTADTNAVFETSVGVIHRINDRTRFVAHAERGQPQVVDEDVATLVTENLHATVDLDAEQFGEVFDDVEERRFGQTQTEYKEWAVERLQQHHTTTVTYTGDNNVTYNKTCEPNRSDISVQSIEPVYLPEVRHTTDIQEYTYPYEYYAAGPSRVTAEDGIHRCVHCGASGVDETYTYCPNCGAIACSSHIKTERLEGEPVCTGCAVTERFALKTKYFYDEQNLEAFREEYAEMPLHEKAMENKWLAGGSVVATLLLVVGLLVIGGVI, from the coding sequence ATGGCTGTACTGGACGATCTCTCGGGGTTCGAGTTCGAGGACGTGATGGAGGACGTGTTCCGGAACCTCGGCTACGAGAACGTCCGCCAGGCCGACCGCACGGCTGACGAGGGTCGCGACGTCATCATGGAGGAGGTCGTCGACGGCACGCGGCGCGCGATCATCGTCGAGTGCAAGCACACAGGTACGGTCGGCCGGCCGGTCGTCCAGAAGCTCCACTCGGCCATCGCGACATTCGATTTCGACGGCCCGAAACGCGGAATGGTCGTCACGACCGGCCGGTTTACGAACCCTGCTCAGGAGTACGCCGACCGCCTCCAACAAAACGACGATCCCCATCCAATCGAGTTGCTCGACGGCGAGGACCTCCGGGAGATCGCCGACGAGATCGCCCTCGACCTCTACAACGGTCGCATCGAGATTCTCTGCGACGAGACGCTCCGCCCGTACGACCCGGCCGCCGACGTCGACGCGCCCGTCGCGGAGGCGTTCCGCGACATCGAGAACATCGAAGCCGTCGACCTGCCAGAACCGCACTCGTCGGTAACGTTCCGCCCGGTGGTCGCGGTCACCGCGGACACGAACGCCGTCTTCGAGACGTCGGTGGGCGTCATCCACCGGATCAACGACCGGACGCGATTCGTCGCCCACGCCGAGCGCGGGCAGCCACAGGTCGTCGACGAAGACGTCGCGACGCTGGTCACCGAGAACCTCCACGCGACGGTCGACCTCGACGCCGAGCAGTTCGGAGAAGTATTCGACGACGTGGAGGAGCGCCGGTTCGGCCAGACCCAAACGGAGTACAAGGAATGGGCCGTCGAGCGGCTCCAGCAACACCACACGACGACGGTGACCTACACCGGCGACAACAACGTCACCTACAACAAGACCTGCGAGCCGAACCGCTCGGACATCTCCGTCCAGTCGATCGAACCAGTGTACCTCCCCGAAGTTCGGCACACCACCGACATCCAGGAGTACACCTACCCCTACGAGTACTACGCGGCAGGCCCGTCGAGAGTGACAGCCGAGGACGGCATCCACCGCTGCGTCCATTGTGGCGCGAGTGGCGTCGACGAGACGTACACCTACTGTCCGAACTGCGGGGCCATCGCCTGCTCCAGCCACATTAAAACGGAGCGGCTGGAAGGCGAACCGGTCTGTACGGGCTGTGCGGTGACGGAACGGTTCGCGCTGAAGACGAAGTACTTCTACGACGAACAGAATCTCGAGGCGTTCCGCGAGGAGTACGCCGAGATGCCGCTTCACGAGAAGGCGATGGAGAACAAGTGGCTGGCCGGGGGGAGCGTGGTCGCGACGCTGCTGCTCGTCGTTGGCCTGCTCGTCATCGGCGGCGTCATTTAG
- a CDS encoding RNA-guided endonuclease InsQ/TnpB family protein, with product MLEIHRTHRARIRNHSQVAEPLDRHGWSASKLWNVANYYSRQQWEDTGEIPGHEELKSELKDHDKYRGLHSQSSQRVLEELAEAFNSWYSSDDDRDNPPGYRKRNYYDDQGRCVHEEHPRSTVTWKQKGIRHDPKHNRVRLSKGANHKDHPRDRDYILVEYETRPGISVENLQQVRAVYDNAKERWELHLVCKDDIETPDAPGEETAGIDLGISNFAAVAYSMEEADLYPGNRLKQDGYYFPKEIAKCDDSGGERATRLHRKWSERRRHFFHALAKHIVQRCVEKGVGRVNVGDLSSVREDENGQAKNWGQHGNLDLHGWAFDRFTSILEYKAKAEGIEVVEVDEGGTSKTCSVCGKEDDGQRVERGLYVCEECDAAFNADVNGAENIRLDINDSASNSESTSGDRSTGWLAQPGVYLYDLSCGFEPQAEVVDSKP from the coding sequence ATGTTGGAAATCCACCGCACCCACCGAGCGCGAATCCGCAACCACTCACAGGTGGCAGAGCCACTCGACCGGCACGGGTGGAGTGCCAGCAAACTCTGGAACGTCGCCAACTACTACTCCCGCCAACAATGGGAAGACACCGGGGAGATCCCTGGTCACGAGGAACTCAAAAGCGAGCTGAAGGATCACGACAAGTACCGGGGGCTGCACAGTCAGTCCAGTCAGCGGGTTCTGGAGGAACTCGCTGAAGCCTTCAACTCGTGGTACTCCTCAGACGATGACCGGGACAACCCGCCCGGATACCGCAAACGCAACTACTACGACGACCAAGGCCGCTGCGTCCACGAAGAACACCCGCGCAGCACGGTTACGTGGAAGCAGAAGGGCATCCGACACGACCCGAAACACAATCGCGTCCGCCTCAGCAAAGGCGCGAATCACAAAGACCACCCACGGGACCGCGATTACATCCTCGTCGAATACGAGACGCGACCCGGCATCTCGGTCGAGAACCTGCAACAGGTTCGTGCCGTCTACGACAACGCGAAGGAACGCTGGGAACTCCACCTCGTCTGCAAAGACGATATTGAGACGCCAGACGCACCCGGAGAGGAGACCGCTGGCATCGACCTCGGTATCTCGAATTTCGCCGCTGTCGCCTACAGTATGGAAGAGGCCGACCTATACCCGGGTAATCGGTTGAAACAGGATGGCTACTACTTCCCGAAGGAGATTGCCAAGTGTGACGACAGTGGTGGCGAGCGGGCGACACGGCTGCACCGGAAGTGGTCTGAGCGCCGCCGGCATTTCTTCCACGCCCTCGCCAAGCACATCGTCCAGCGGTGTGTGGAGAAGGGCGTTGGCCGAGTCAACGTCGGAGATTTGAGTAGCGTGCGTGAGGATGAGAACGGTCAGGCGAAGAACTGGGGACAGCACGGCAACCTTGACCTGCACGGGTGGGCGTTCGACCGCTTCACCTCGATTCTCGAATATAAGGCGAAGGCCGAGGGGATCGAGGTCGTGGAAGTGGACGAGGGTGGGACATCGAAGACGTGTTCTGTGTGCGGGAAAGAAGACGATGGGCAGCGTGTTGAGCGCGGCTTGTACGTCTGTGAGGAGTGTGACGCAGCGTTCAACGCAGACGTAAATGGGGCGGAGAACATCCGTCTCGACATCAACGACAGCGCAAGTAACTCCGAGTCCACCTCTGGGGATAGGAGTACCGGCTGGTTGGCCCAGCCCGGAGTCTACCTGTACGACCTCTCCTGCGGATTCGAACCGCAGGCCGAGGTGGTGGACTCTAAACCTTAA